The following proteins come from a genomic window of Rutidosis leptorrhynchoides isolate AG116_Rl617_1_P2 chromosome 10, CSIRO_AGI_Rlap_v1, whole genome shotgun sequence:
- the LOC139872004 gene encoding zinc finger A20 and AN1 domain-containing stress-associated protein 8-like: protein MESTKETQAPEGPILCINNCGFFGSAATMNMCSKCHREMILKQDNAKLAASSFDDIINGGSGSGSGTDTAKDDVAADVIMTQPAATPVELNVVPVEALSGESLTSQVAEAKPKVGPSRCTTCRKKVGLTGFNCKCGNLFCATHRYADVHECSFDYRGAGRDAIAKANPVIKADKLDKI from the coding sequence ATGGAATCGACCAAAGAAACGCAGGCTCCCGAAGGCCCGATTCTTTGCATCAACAACTGTGGCTTTTTCGGTAGTGCAGCCACCATGAACATGTGCTCCAAATGTCACAGGGAGATGATATTAAAACAAGACAATGCCAAACTTGCAGCTTCGTCTTTTGATGACATCATCAATGGGGGTTCGGGTTCAGGTTCAGGAACTGATACTGCAAAAGATGATGTGGCTGCTGATGTCATCATGACAcaaccagcagcaacaccagtgGAGTTGAATGTGGTTCCTGTTGAAGCGTTGTCTGGTGAATCATTGACAAGTCAAGTAGCTGAGGCTAAGCCGAAAGTGGGACCCAGTCGATGCACTACTTGTCGTAAGAAAGTTGGTTTAACGGGATTCAATTGCAAATGCGGTAATCTTTTCTGTGCTACGCACCGATACGCAGACGTACACGAGTGTTCGTTTGATTACAGAGGTGCGGGCCGTGATGCCATAGCTAAGGCTAATCCGGTTATCAAAGCTGATAAGCTTGATAAGATATGA